A DNA window from Clavibacter sepedonicus contains the following coding sequences:
- a CDS encoding WXG100 family type VII secretion target has translation MGMKFAMGASTLTQLGQRTSSSHEDLGALVRRLEQSAAPLEGRFNGAGRQAFDQFKANTDSIAAELNAALAAVLEGIQGQDMAFQQGDSDMSDQTRAAQSGAGFDSARFSGRA, from the coding sequence ATGGGCATGAAATTCGCGATGGGGGCGAGCACCCTCACGCAGCTGGGACAGCGGACGAGCTCCTCCCACGAGGACCTGGGGGCGCTGGTGCGTCGCCTGGAGCAGTCGGCCGCACCCCTCGAGGGGCGGTTCAACGGGGCGGGGCGACAGGCCTTCGACCAGTTCAAGGCCAACACCGATTCCATCGCGGCGGAGCTGAACGCCGCGCTCGCTGCGGTCCTCGAGGGCATCCAGGGGCAGGACATGGCCTTCCAGCAGGGCGACTCCGACATGTCGGACCAGACGCGCGCCGCGCAGAGCGGCGCCGGGTTCGATTCCGCGCGCTTCTCCGGCCGGGCATAG
- a CDS encoding long-chain-fatty-acid--CoA ligase: MTTPTDRPWLASYAPDVPHEIDLPQGSLVDIVDQSVLRFPGGTALDFLGAETSYRDLGEQIARAAQGLHDAGVRAGDPVAIVLPNCPQHVVAFYAVLRLGAVVVEHNPLYTPRELQHQFEDHGARTVIAWDRSVATILGLPDGARPERIVSVDVTRAMPLRTRLRLRLPVPKARAARAAIAAKVTGTITWERISAASPLPVDHPRPAATDLAVIQYTSGTTGAPKGAELTHLNLSANAAQSRAWVPTVPRGTSVVYAALPMFHAYGLTLCLTFAMSMGSRLVLFPRFEPDLVLQAIRRHPPTFLPAVPPIYKRLREAAEAEGVSLAGISISISGAMALPESVVVPWEEQTGGWLVEGYGLSECSPVLMANPVGDTRRAGTVGLPLPNTEVRVVDPEDPTVDRPVGEAGELLVRGPQVFRGYHGRPDETAAVLLDGGWFRTGDVVTIDEDGFVRIADRIKELIITGGFNVSPSEVEDAVRGIPGVRDAAVVGIPRDDGDEEVVAAVVLEEGATLDEQAARTTLRGELAAYKVPRLIVVLDELPTSLLGKVLRRKVREGIVDAG, encoded by the coding sequence GTGACCACCCCCACCGACCGGCCCTGGCTGGCCAGCTACGCGCCCGACGTCCCGCACGAGATCGACCTGCCGCAGGGATCGCTCGTCGACATCGTCGACCAGTCCGTGCTCCGGTTCCCCGGCGGCACCGCGCTCGACTTCCTGGGGGCCGAGACCAGCTACCGCGACCTCGGCGAGCAGATCGCACGCGCGGCCCAGGGCCTGCACGACGCGGGCGTCCGGGCGGGCGACCCGGTGGCGATCGTGCTGCCGAACTGCCCGCAGCACGTCGTCGCGTTCTACGCGGTGCTGCGCCTCGGCGCCGTGGTCGTCGAGCACAACCCGCTCTACACGCCGCGCGAGCTGCAGCACCAGTTCGAGGACCACGGCGCGCGCACGGTGATCGCGTGGGACAGGTCGGTCGCGACCATCCTGGGCCTGCCCGACGGCGCGCGGCCCGAGCGCATCGTCTCCGTCGACGTGACGCGGGCCATGCCGCTGCGCACCCGGCTGCGCCTCCGCCTGCCCGTCCCGAAGGCCCGTGCGGCCCGCGCCGCCATCGCCGCCAAGGTGACGGGCACGATCACCTGGGAGCGGATCTCCGCCGCGTCACCCCTGCCCGTCGACCACCCGCGCCCGGCGGCGACCGACCTCGCGGTGATCCAGTACACGAGCGGCACGACGGGAGCGCCCAAGGGCGCCGAGCTCACCCACCTCAACCTCAGCGCGAACGCGGCCCAGTCGCGCGCCTGGGTGCCGACGGTCCCCCGCGGCACGAGCGTCGTCTACGCGGCGCTGCCGATGTTCCACGCCTACGGGCTGACCCTCTGCCTCACCTTCGCGATGAGCATGGGCTCGCGCCTGGTGCTGTTCCCCCGCTTCGAGCCCGACCTCGTGCTGCAGGCGATCCGCCGCCACCCGCCGACGTTCCTGCCCGCCGTGCCGCCCATCTACAAGCGCCTGCGCGAAGCCGCCGAGGCGGAGGGCGTGTCCCTCGCGGGGATCTCGATCTCCATCTCCGGAGCGATGGCGCTGCCCGAGTCGGTCGTGGTGCCCTGGGAGGAGCAGACCGGCGGCTGGCTCGTCGAGGGCTACGGCCTCTCGGAGTGCTCGCCCGTGCTGATGGCCAACCCCGTCGGCGACACGCGGCGCGCGGGGACGGTCGGCCTGCCGCTGCCCAACACCGAGGTGCGCGTCGTGGATCCCGAGGACCCGACCGTCGACCGGCCCGTGGGCGAGGCCGGCGAGCTGCTCGTGCGCGGACCCCAGGTGTTCCGCGGCTACCACGGCCGACCCGACGAGACGGCCGCCGTGCTGCTCGACGGCGGCTGGTTCCGCACGGGCGACGTGGTCACCATCGACGAGGACGGCTTCGTGCGCATCGCCGACCGGATCAAGGAGCTCATCATCACGGGCGGCTTCAACGTCTCGCCGAGCGAGGTCGAGGACGCGGTGCGCGGCATCCCCGGCGTGCGGGACGCGGCGGTCGTCGGGATCCCGCGCGACGACGGCGACGAGGAGGTCGTCGCGGCCGTGGTCCTCGAGGAGGGCGCGACGCTCGACGAGCAGGCCGCGCGGACGACGCTGCGCGGCGAGCTCGCCGCCTACAAGGTGCCGCGGCTCATCGTGGTGCTCGACGAGCTGCCGACCTCGCTCCTCGGCAAGGTGCTGCGCCGGAAGGTGCGCGAGGGGATCGTCGACGCGGGCTAG
- a CDS encoding FHA domain-containing protein, protein MAHALLGAVTCGRCGARVAATVSACARCTSPRLDAAPGTATGPYQGMLIGVVPATAGRRYAARAVDALPPLALLAAAAVGAFDGRWAVLVVAALVLAALLLIAANAVSSVRSGQTLGRRALRLRTVDDLSGAPLTAMDRLGRIPRVLRLRTTMTADLRAGRDPLGVARPPADALGEDASDADDAAPSVDEAVRRAHRRSAAPLAEAPVATAAALVLDSSERVSVSEPLMIGRKPEAQVDGVTYRVHPWADLSRTVAKSHALFAWSGSTMWITDLGSLSGTAIITAAGERRPLVAGVPTAASVGWIVELGRRRITIEPDASDTTSAASADAPAAAARDIGGPDAGASAASGSATAPHPDAGSSATDRMAAPAAAPTPTERTSPRAD, encoded by the coding sequence ATGGCGCATGCTCTCCTCGGCGCGGTGACCTGCGGCCGCTGCGGCGCGCGCGTCGCGGCAACCGTCTCCGCCTGCGCCCGCTGCACGTCGCCGCGCCTTGACGCCGCGCCGGGAACCGCCACCGGTCCCTACCAGGGCATGCTCATCGGCGTCGTCCCCGCCACGGCCGGACGCAGGTACGCCGCCCGCGCGGTGGACGCCCTCCCGCCCTTGGCCCTCCTCGCCGCGGCCGCGGTCGGCGCGTTCGACGGCCGTTGGGCCGTGCTCGTCGTGGCGGCCCTGGTGCTCGCCGCACTCCTGCTGATCGCCGCCAACGCGGTCTCGTCGGTCCGCAGCGGGCAGACGCTCGGCCGCCGCGCGCTCCGCCTCCGGACCGTGGACGACCTCTCGGGGGCGCCGCTCACCGCGATGGACCGCCTGGGTCGGATCCCCCGCGTGCTGCGTCTGCGCACCACCATGACCGCGGACCTCCGCGCGGGCCGGGATCCGCTCGGCGTGGCCCGGCCGCCCGCGGACGCGCTCGGCGAGGACGCCTCCGATGCCGACGACGCCGCCCCCAGCGTGGACGAGGCGGTCCGACGCGCGCACCGCCGCTCCGCGGCACCGCTCGCCGAGGCTCCCGTGGCCACGGCCGCGGCGCTCGTCCTCGACTCCTCGGAGCGTGTCTCCGTCTCCGAGCCCCTGATGATCGGCCGGAAGCCCGAGGCGCAGGTCGACGGGGTGACCTACCGCGTCCACCCGTGGGCCGACCTCTCGCGCACTGTCGCGAAGTCCCACGCCCTCTTCGCCTGGTCGGGATCGACCATGTGGATCACCGACCTCGGCAGCCTGTCGGGCACCGCGATCATCACCGCCGCCGGGGAGCGTCGTCCGCTCGTCGCCGGCGTGCCCACCGCGGCGAGCGTCGGCTGGATCGTCGAGCTCGGGCGTCGCCGCATCACGATCGAGCCGGACGCATCGGACACGACCTCCGCCGCATCCGCCGACGCACCGGCTGCTGCGGCCCGGGACATCGGCGGGCCGGACGCGGGTGCCTCCGCCGCATCCGGATCGGCGACCGCTCCCCACCCGGACGCCGGATCGAGCGCCACCGATCGCATGGCCGCTCCGGCCGCCGCACCGACCCCCACCGAGAGGACGTCGCCCCGTGCCGACTGA
- a CDS encoding DUF6177 family protein: MRDTEMDETRSTVADPMLHPLIDEQGDGYVVCRTAARVLHLSALRAGLLADAGAAGSRVLVITPEDTRLTFASLGALRSFGGRWAVPSGGGLRLAGTTAVVAHAQEAFVSRIPGGWQTPPAPGSVPWTQVTITARHMLTGEFEMGSIAELIAAEAESRVDAWGVVEPAVSAFSPAGVTAWSRSRLPQTVRLLLHGDGLSGSIRVWSEPAAVFEETKLVVRGELSATRSAELLRLLQRAAQIHFAFVCTMHGAPDMTFTADVPAPVEPRAALVGPRAVRDKDFPTAALEWAALVERIGHPRTPSLLMSFGGGEAAAWADLATTARHLGPETIAAAFSGRPS, encoded by the coding sequence GTGCGGGACACCGAGATGGACGAGACGCGCTCCACTGTCGCTGACCCGATGCTCCACCCGCTCATCGACGAGCAGGGCGACGGCTACGTGGTCTGCCGCACGGCGGCGCGCGTCCTCCATCTCAGCGCGCTGCGGGCGGGCCTCCTCGCCGACGCCGGTGCCGCGGGCTCTCGGGTTCTGGTCATCACGCCCGAGGACACGCGTCTCACCTTCGCGTCGCTCGGGGCCCTGAGGTCGTTCGGCGGACGGTGGGCGGTGCCGTCGGGCGGCGGACTCCGGCTCGCCGGCACCACCGCCGTCGTCGCCCACGCGCAGGAGGCGTTCGTATCGCGGATCCCCGGCGGATGGCAGACGCCTCCCGCCCCGGGGTCCGTGCCGTGGACGCAGGTCACCATCACCGCGCGACACATGCTGACCGGGGAGTTCGAGATGGGGAGCATCGCCGAGCTGATCGCGGCCGAGGCGGAGTCGCGCGTGGATGCGTGGGGCGTGGTCGAGCCCGCCGTCAGCGCGTTCAGCCCGGCCGGGGTCACCGCGTGGTCGCGTTCGCGGCTTCCGCAGACGGTCCGGCTCCTGCTGCACGGCGATGGCCTCAGCGGGAGCATCCGCGTGTGGTCCGAGCCGGCCGCCGTCTTCGAGGAGACGAAGCTGGTGGTGCGCGGCGAGCTGTCCGCGACGCGATCCGCCGAGCTCCTGCGGCTCCTGCAGCGCGCGGCGCAGATCCACTTCGCCTTCGTCTGCACCATGCACGGAGCGCCGGACATGACCTTCACGGCGGATGTCCCCGCACCCGTCGAGCCGCGGGCCGCGTTGGTCGGGCCTCGCGCCGTGCGCGACAAAGACTTCCCCACGGCCGCTCTGGAGTGGGCGGCCCTCGTGGAGCGCATCGGGCATCCGCGCACCCCGTCGCTCCTGATGTCGTTCGGCGGGGGAGAGGCGGCGGCCTGGGCGGATCTCGCGACCACCGCGCGGCACCTGGGTCCGGAGACGATCGCCGCGGCGTTCTCGGGGAGGCCGTCGTGA
- the eccCa gene encoding type VII secretion protein EccCa: protein MNRLVHRPSRVTRPLEQPEAEALSAPPAMLDGPQGGFPIQSLIPILGATVSVTMMTLLRGQQIYMVIGALVLVVAAVGGLAMAFTQRSSSARTRRVQRERYLDYLERVRSRTRARAFEARAQAALLDPAPVALTEIVRDPARLWERRRSDADFLRVRLGSGTRRWLELALPAEPNPVEPYDPIMAAEAEQVVAQHEVVRGMPITVDLAGAGHVSVIGPREDVLNAARTLIAQLAVFHAPDDMVMALTFPERAAADWRGVDRLPHLVVEDVFDGPVPARRVAPTPQALRTVIGEDLADRAQLAATARRGGLDQGPADIPRLVVFMDDYGSIAGSLPVPDAELDLRDLRITIVHLLSDRLHEPSDVTLRILVDGGSAVVSDARLAHPVSEVAPDRMPVALLDVLTRALAPLRLSMSRKDEAESARAIDISELLGIGEVGVLDPAITQAPRSPRDFLRVPVGLDDFGEPLLLDIKEASQLGIGPHGLCVGATGSGKSEFLRTFVLALASSHSPADLAMILVDYKGGAAFAPFASLPHVAGLIDNLADDPQLTQRARASLSGEVVRRQKMLKDAGNVPSITHYAELRSTRPELPGMPHLLLIIDEFGELLTAEPDLIDLLIQIGRIGRTLGIHMLLSSQRLEAGKLRGLDTYLSYRIALRTFSEAESSMIIDTNDAFRLPAVPGYSYLKFDTTLRRFRSGYVSGAIAESDPDPQATGSDAPRGMIRLPTYNGMATRESSQSAEEALARPVVGRVLVDLAVERIRTRGEPVAPVWLPPLPERLTLASLVDRAEQYRALSVPVGVLDEPDRQRQEPWILDLTRSGGHAAVFGAPQSGRTTFLRTVVAGLALTHSPAQVAVYGLDFSGGGLSRVEGFPHVGGIATRTSRERLQRVAEEMRRMLTEREAVFSRHSIDSMATLRRVHAEGRVPEFDAADVVLVVDEAGALRGDHEELEPVVQELLQRGGSYGIHVVLALTRWNDLRTTLQPFIGTRIELRLNDALESLAGRRLSETLRAEQPGRAITDDRRFAQIALPVLETEPGLDVGDALERLARDTAERWQGERARTIRLLPENLPAALLPDAIEVPAAIPVGLAQDTMEPALLDHSGPDPHLLVFGDPGAGKSNLLRVLIDGSVQRSSSDELVVALIDIRGALSDACPDEYLGGYAGDAAQATELVTAIAGELARRRAEHDTDAARILLVIDDHDIVAASGTDALRPLLPFIASARDLRLTVAVARPVAGTSRAFFDIVLQSLRDNGATAVVVMSGERSEGQIVPGIHAERMVPGRAPRAPRRPTAADPGGHAGRPRPRRGGSRACLRPGRPSSVPESAPRCASSSPARPGASAPPRPRPWCSRRCSAAPPGRRRSPTTRAARWAGASPSGTRPGRWIRA, encoded by the coding sequence GTGAACCGCCTCGTCCACCGGCCGAGCCGCGTCACCCGACCGCTGGAGCAGCCCGAGGCGGAGGCGCTGTCGGCGCCGCCCGCCATGTTGGACGGCCCCCAGGGCGGATTCCCCATCCAGTCGCTCATCCCCATCCTCGGCGCCACCGTCAGCGTCACGATGATGACGCTGCTCCGCGGCCAGCAGATCTACATGGTCATCGGGGCGCTCGTCCTGGTCGTGGCCGCCGTCGGCGGCCTCGCGATGGCGTTCACCCAGCGCAGCAGCTCCGCCCGCACGCGCCGCGTGCAGCGCGAGCGCTACCTCGACTACCTGGAGCGCGTGCGGTCCCGCACCCGAGCCCGCGCCTTCGAGGCGCGCGCGCAGGCTGCCCTGCTGGATCCGGCGCCCGTCGCCCTCACGGAGATCGTCCGCGATCCCGCGCGCCTGTGGGAACGCCGCCGGAGCGACGCCGACTTCCTCCGCGTGCGGCTCGGATCGGGCACGCGGCGCTGGCTCGAGCTGGCCCTCCCGGCCGAACCGAACCCCGTCGAGCCGTACGACCCGATCATGGCCGCGGAGGCGGAGCAGGTCGTGGCCCAGCACGAGGTCGTGCGCGGGATGCCCATCACGGTCGACCTCGCCGGAGCCGGGCACGTGTCCGTCATCGGCCCGCGGGAAGACGTGCTGAACGCCGCGCGCACGCTCATCGCCCAGCTCGCCGTCTTCCACGCGCCGGACGACATGGTGATGGCGCTCACCTTCCCCGAGCGCGCCGCGGCGGACTGGCGCGGCGTCGACCGGCTCCCGCACCTCGTGGTGGAGGACGTGTTCGACGGGCCCGTGCCCGCGCGCCGGGTCGCCCCCACCCCGCAGGCGCTCCGCACGGTCATCGGCGAGGACCTCGCCGACCGCGCCCAGCTCGCCGCGACCGCCCGGCGCGGCGGGCTCGACCAGGGGCCGGCGGACATCCCGCGGCTCGTGGTGTTCATGGACGACTACGGCAGCATCGCGGGGTCCCTCCCCGTCCCCGACGCCGAGCTCGACCTGCGCGACCTGCGGATCACGATCGTCCACCTCCTCAGCGACCGCCTGCACGAGCCGTCCGACGTGACGCTGCGCATCCTCGTCGACGGCGGGTCGGCTGTCGTCTCCGACGCGCGTCTCGCGCACCCCGTCTCCGAGGTCGCGCCCGACCGGATGCCGGTGGCGCTCCTCGACGTGCTCACGCGCGCGCTGGCCCCGCTGCGCCTCAGCATGTCGCGCAAGGACGAGGCGGAGTCGGCGCGCGCCATCGACATCTCCGAGCTGCTCGGCATCGGCGAGGTGGGCGTGCTCGATCCCGCAATCACGCAGGCGCCGCGCTCCCCTCGGGACTTCCTGCGCGTGCCCGTCGGGCTCGACGACTTCGGCGAGCCGCTGCTCCTCGACATCAAGGAGGCGTCGCAGCTCGGCATCGGGCCGCACGGCCTGTGCGTGGGCGCCACCGGATCCGGCAAGAGCGAGTTCCTGCGGACGTTCGTACTCGCCCTCGCGTCGTCGCACAGCCCCGCGGACCTCGCCATGATCCTCGTCGACTACAAGGGCGGCGCCGCCTTCGCGCCGTTCGCGAGCCTCCCGCACGTGGCCGGCCTCATCGACAACCTCGCCGACGACCCGCAGCTCACACAGCGCGCCCGCGCCAGCCTCTCCGGGGAGGTGGTCCGCCGGCAGAAGATGCTCAAGGACGCCGGCAACGTGCCGTCCATCACGCACTACGCCGAGCTGCGCAGCACCCGTCCCGAGCTCCCCGGCATGCCGCACCTGCTGCTCATCATCGACGAGTTCGGCGAGCTCCTGACGGCCGAGCCGGACCTCATCGACCTGCTCATCCAGATCGGGCGCATCGGGCGCACCCTCGGGATCCACATGCTCCTCTCGAGCCAGCGCCTCGAGGCCGGCAAGCTCCGCGGCCTCGACACGTACCTCTCCTACCGGATCGCGCTGCGCACGTTCTCCGAGGCGGAGAGCAGCATGATCATCGACACCAACGACGCCTTCCGCCTGCCCGCGGTGCCCGGCTACTCCTACCTCAAGTTCGACACCACGCTCCGGCGCTTCCGCTCCGGATACGTCTCCGGGGCCATCGCGGAGTCCGACCCGGATCCGCAGGCGACGGGCTCCGACGCGCCCCGCGGCATGATCCGCCTGCCCACCTACAACGGGATGGCCACGCGCGAGAGCAGTCAGAGCGCCGAGGAGGCGCTCGCCCGGCCGGTCGTCGGCCGCGTGCTCGTCGACCTCGCCGTGGAGCGCATCCGCACCCGGGGCGAGCCCGTCGCCCCGGTGTGGCTGCCGCCCCTGCCCGAGCGGCTCACGCTCGCGTCGCTGGTCGACCGCGCCGAGCAGTACCGGGCCCTCTCGGTGCCGGTGGGCGTGCTCGACGAGCCCGACCGTCAGCGGCAGGAGCCGTGGATCCTCGACCTCACCCGCAGCGGCGGCCACGCGGCCGTCTTCGGCGCACCGCAGTCCGGTCGGACGACGTTCCTCCGGACGGTCGTGGCGGGGCTCGCCCTCACGCACTCCCCCGCCCAGGTCGCCGTCTACGGCCTCGACTTCTCGGGCGGCGGGCTCTCCCGCGTCGAGGGCTTCCCGCACGTGGGCGGCATCGCCACCCGCACGAGCCGCGAACGGCTGCAGCGCGTCGCCGAGGAGATGCGCCGCATGCTCACCGAGCGCGAGGCCGTCTTCTCGCGCCACTCCATCGACTCCATGGCGACGCTCCGGCGCGTGCACGCCGAGGGCCGCGTCCCCGAGTTCGACGCGGCCGACGTCGTGCTGGTCGTGGACGAAGCCGGCGCACTCCGCGGCGACCACGAGGAGCTCGAGCCCGTCGTGCAGGAGCTCCTGCAGCGCGGCGGGTCCTACGGCATCCACGTGGTGCTCGCGCTCACGCGGTGGAACGACCTCCGCACCACCCTGCAGCCCTTCATCGGCACCCGCATCGAGCTGCGCCTCAACGACGCGCTGGAGTCCCTCGCCGGGCGCCGGCTCTCGGAGACCCTGCGGGCCGAGCAGCCGGGGCGCGCGATCACGGACGACCGGCGGTTCGCGCAGATCGCGCTGCCCGTGCTCGAGACCGAGCCGGGGCTCGACGTGGGCGACGCCCTCGAGCGCCTGGCGCGCGACACGGCCGAGCGGTGGCAGGGCGAGCGCGCGCGGACGATCCGCCTGCTCCCGGAGAACCTGCCGGCCGCGCTCCTCCCCGACGCGATAGAGGTGCCCGCGGCGATCCCGGTCGGGCTCGCGCAGGACACGATGGAGCCCGCGCTCCTCGACCACAGTGGACCGGATCCGCACCTACTCGTCTTCGGCGACCCGGGCGCGGGCAAGAGCAACCTGCTGCGGGTGCTCATCGACGGATCCGTGCAGCGGAGCAGCTCGGACGAGCTCGTGGTCGCGCTCATCGACATCCGCGGCGCGCTGTCCGACGCGTGCCCCGACGAGTACCTCGGCGGCTACGCGGGCGACGCCGCGCAGGCCACCGAGCTCGTCACGGCGATCGCCGGCGAACTGGCCCGGCGGCGCGCGGAGCACGACACCGATGCGGCGCGGATCCTGCTGGTGATCGACGACCACGACATCGTGGCCGCGTCCGGCACCGACGCCCTGCGACCGCTGCTGCCGTTCATCGCCAGCGCGCGCGACCTGCGGCTCACCGTCGCCGTCGCGCGGCCGGTCGCGGGCACCTCGCGGGCGTTCTTCGACATCGTGCTCCAGTCCCTCCGCGACAACGGGGCGACGGCGGTGGTGGTCATGTCGGGCGAGCGGTCGGAGGGGCAGATCGTGCCCGGCATCCACGCCGAGCGCATGGTGCCCGGGCGCGCGCCTCGTGCGCCGCGGCGCCCGACCGCAGCTGATCCAGGTGGCCATGCAGGGCGACCCCGTCCGCGACGAGGCGGGAGCCGCGCATGCCTGAGACCGGGACGCCCCTCGTCCGTCCCCGAGAGCGCGCCGCGGTGCGCGTCGTCTTCGCCGGCACGTCCGGGGGCGTCGGCACCACCACGACCGCGGCCCTGGTGTTCGCGGCGCTGCAGCGCCGCGCCGCCGGGGCGCCGACGCTCACCGACCACACGGGCGGCACGCTGGGCGGGCGCCTCCCCCTCGGGGACGAGGCCGGGGCGGTGGATCCGCGCCTGA
- a CDS encoding EsaB/YukD family protein, translating into MTVLGSHRRADLVAPSDEAVASLIAQLVELLGERTESAARPMTLIRASGDQLGAEESLDDQGVLAGDVLRLVRVDDAPAPPEVADVTDVVAEARDDQGALWGDVHRVSATCIGIALLSGVAGALLVSPTRLPVLGGVAVLLALAAAVLGLVREDRPALVVTAASAGLAVPATVAAVGTWMPQGGSLPVLAFGVAGAVWLVVGIGIGVGLRRRTLLRGSVVGVAASAVALGVDLLGWTVTQESAIVGTAAVVLIGLLPWYSMTASGLTGLDDLVIAGTLSDRDTLRGTVDESYRSLSWAALAAAVPAAIAASALVATEDPWPLALGVCLTLVLALRTRAFPLAWQSLPLWGAVAAVIVVAALAHAAERDAVAAGLGVIVLACAVIGVARPSLQTRARLRRMGNRLETLAVVALVPCVIGVFGVYPSLLGTF; encoded by the coding sequence GTGACCGTCCTCGGCTCGCACCGCCGCGCCGACCTCGTGGCGCCGAGCGATGAGGCCGTCGCCTCCCTCATCGCGCAGCTGGTGGAGCTGCTGGGCGAGCGCACGGAGTCGGCGGCGCGCCCGATGACGCTCATCCGCGCGTCGGGCGACCAGCTCGGCGCCGAGGAGTCCCTCGACGACCAGGGCGTCCTCGCGGGCGACGTGCTCCGGCTCGTGCGCGTCGACGACGCGCCCGCCCCGCCCGAGGTCGCCGACGTCACCGACGTGGTCGCCGAGGCGCGTGACGACCAGGGCGCGCTGTGGGGCGACGTGCACCGCGTCTCCGCGACCTGCATCGGCATCGCGCTGCTCTCCGGGGTGGCCGGCGCGCTCCTCGTCTCGCCCACCCGGCTCCCCGTGCTCGGCGGCGTCGCCGTCCTGCTCGCGCTCGCGGCGGCGGTGCTCGGGCTCGTCCGCGAGGACCGCCCCGCCCTCGTGGTCACGGCCGCGTCGGCCGGACTCGCGGTGCCCGCGACCGTCGCCGCCGTGGGCACGTGGATGCCGCAGGGCGGCTCGCTCCCCGTCCTCGCCTTCGGGGTCGCCGGCGCGGTCTGGCTCGTGGTCGGCATCGGGATCGGCGTCGGGCTGCGGCGGCGCACCCTCCTCCGCGGGAGCGTCGTGGGGGTCGCGGCCAGCGCCGTGGCCCTCGGTGTCGACCTGCTCGGCTGGACGGTGACGCAGGAGTCCGCGATCGTGGGCACCGCCGCCGTCGTCCTCATCGGCCTGCTGCCGTGGTACTCCATGACGGCGTCGGGTCTCACGGGGCTCGACGACCTGGTCATAGCCGGCACGCTCTCCGACCGGGACACGCTCCGTGGCACGGTCGACGAGTCCTACCGGTCGCTCAGCTGGGCGGCCCTCGCCGCAGCGGTCCCCGCGGCCATCGCCGCGAGCGCGCTCGTCGCCACCGAGGATCCCTGGCCGCTCGCACTCGGCGTCTGCCTCACCCTGGTCCTCGCCCTGCGCACGCGGGCGTTCCCCCTGGCCTGGCAGTCGCTCCCGCTGTGGGGAGCCGTCGCGGCCGTGATCGTGGTCGCCGCGCTCGCGCACGCCGCGGAGCGCGACGCAGTCGCCGCCGGCCTCGGGGTCATCGTCCTCGCCTGCGCCGTGATCGGCGTCGCGCGCCCGTCGCTGCAGACGCGCGCGCGACTCCGCCGCATGGGCAACCGCCTGGAGACGCTCGCGGTCGTCGCCCTCGTGCCCTGCGTGATCGGCGTCTTCGGCGTGTACCCCTCCCTGCTCGGGACGTTCTGA
- a CDS encoding pore-forming ESAT-6 family protein — MSGNSTDRRDYDIAASQSAQDEFQAVASHLESLLDQRDSDVKAAMADYQADGVSTEYAAKEARWNAVAQQVRDIIHALRQAMARNDETAQTAMSRGKAAVDSIG, encoded by the coding sequence ATGAGCGGGAACAGCACAGACCGCCGCGACTACGACATCGCGGCATCGCAATCGGCCCAGGACGAGTTCCAGGCCGTCGCGAGCCACCTGGAGTCGCTGCTCGACCAGCGCGACTCCGACGTCAAGGCCGCCATGGCCGACTACCAGGCCGACGGCGTCTCCACGGAGTACGCGGCCAAGGAGGCCCGCTGGAACGCGGTCGCCCAGCAGGTGCGCGACATCATCCACGCGCTGCGCCAGGCGATGGCACGCAACGACGAGACCGCACAGACGGCCATGTCACGGGGGAAGGCCGCAGTCGACTCCATCGGCTAG
- a CDS encoding DUF6507 family protein produces MRDVLTAVQKASDDLTTAVGGVSGAHDDVTSGAATCTAVPASLAAFLDAQSAAVTDVTNRISACLFGAATATTDYVQADETMASDVTQAQTAAVDAASNGDFSWFTSRAGGR; encoded by the coding sequence GTGAGGGACGTGCTCACGGCCGTCCAGAAGGCGTCCGACGACCTGACGACCGCGGTGGGCGGCGTGTCCGGTGCGCACGACGACGTGACATCCGGGGCGGCGACCTGCACCGCGGTGCCGGCTTCCCTGGCGGCGTTCCTCGACGCCCAATCAGCAGCGGTCACGGATGTCACGAATCGGATCTCGGCGTGCCTCTTCGGTGCGGCGACGGCGACGACCGACTACGTGCAGGCCGATGAGACCATGGCGTCCGACGTGACGCAGGCGCAGACGGCGGCGGTGGATGCCGCGTCGAACGGTGACTTCAGCTGGTTCACCTCTCGGGCGGGTGGTCGGTGA
- a CDS encoding SRPBCC family protein translates to MSVTRRRMHCSPADVFEVLGDGWLFPSWVVGASRMRDVDAAWPAPGSRLHHSFGSWPLLIDDATTMLEWEPTRRLVMQPKGWPIGEARVTVEVRTLPDGCEVRMTEEAVRGPGRLVPAPIMDVLLHARNVETLRRLSYLAEGRHPRAR, encoded by the coding sequence ATGTCCGTCACCCGCCGCCGCATGCACTGCTCCCCCGCCGACGTCTTCGAGGTGCTCGGGGACGGCTGGCTGTTCCCCTCGTGGGTGGTCGGCGCGTCGCGGATGCGCGACGTCGACGCGGCCTGGCCGGCCCCCGGATCCCGCCTCCACCACTCCTTCGGCTCCTGGCCGCTGCTCATCGACGACGCCACCACGATGCTCGAGTGGGAGCCGACCCGGCGGCTCGTGATGCAGCCGAAGGGCTGGCCCATCGGGGAGGCGCGCGTGACGGTCGAGGTGCGCACGCTGCCCGACGGGTGCGAGGTGCGCATGACCGAGGAGGCCGTGCGCGGACCGGGACGCCTCGTACCCGCGCCGATCATGGACGTGCTCCTGCACGCGCGGAACGTCGAGACGCTCCGGCGCCTGTCCTACCTCGCCGAGGGTCGGCACCCGCGCGCACGCTGA